The Paraburkholderia megapolitana genomic sequence GCGCCGCGCTTTGCAGCGCAATCCGCACAATCCGGACGATTCGCAGCATGCCGGCGACGCGACTGTGCTCGACGGCGCGCAACAGCGGCAGCAAGTAGGCAACGGCGCGGGAGATCATGGAAAACCCTTAGTATTTTTGACGTAACTGAGTATAAGGAGCGCCCCGTCATAAATATAATGACTTAGAATCATCAACATCATTCCGAATTGGAATTCTCCGGTATCGAGGGCCTTCAGCCATGGAACTGCGCGCGCTCCGTTATTTCGTCGAAGTCGTCCGCCAGCAGAGCTTCACCGTGGCGGCCGAGCAGATGTTCGTCACCCAGCCGACCATCAGCAAGATGGTGAAGTCGCTGGAAGACGAGATCGGTTCGCCGCTGCTGCTGCGCGACGGCCGCCAGATGATGCTCACCGATGCCGGGCGCATCGTGTTCCAGCGCGGTCAGGAGGTGTTGGCCGCGCATGCGCAGTTGCAGGCGGAACTCGACGATCTGGACAAACTCGGCCGCGGCCAGCTGACCATCGGTATTCCGCCTATGGGCGGCTCGCTGTTCACGCCGACCATCGCGGCGTTCCGCCAGCGCTATCCGAAGGTCGAACTGAAGCTCTTCGAGCAGGGTGCGCGCGGTATCGAAGCTGCGCTGATTGCCGGCGAACTCGAACTGGGCGGCGTGTTGCAGCCAGTCGATCCGCAAGCACTCGACGTGCTACCGATGACGCGCCAGCTACTGTGGCTCGTCGCGCGTCGCGGCTCGCGCTGGGACGGCACGCAGCAGGTGCCGCTCGGCGATCTGGCCACCGAGCCGTTCGTGTTCTACGGGGAAAGCCTCGCGCTCAACGATGTTGTGCTGAATGCGTGCCGCACGGCCGGCTTTGCGCCGATCATCGTGGGTCGTAGCGGTCATTGGGATTTCATGGCGGCACTCGTGCAGGCTGGCGTGGGTATCGCGCTGCTACCTGCGCCGTATTGCCGGCGGCTCGATCCGGTGCAGTTCACGTGTCTGCCGGTCGTCGAACCGGAGATTCCATGGGAGATGGCGATCGGCTGGCGCCGCAACGGCTATCTGTCACATGCCGCGCGTGCGTGGCTCGATGTTGCGCGCGAAACGCTGCCGAGCCAGGCCGGCGACGAGTTTATGCATACGCCGGTGTAGCGGCGGCCGGCCGGAGCGCGAGACGGCTCGCGCGGCCGGCCAGCCCGTTCGAAATCAACGCGGCTTGTTCGCTGCGCTTTCCGCCTCGGCACGCAGACGCGCTTCCTGCGCCTGCAGCTCAGGGGTGAGTTCGGCGCCGAAATCCGCGGCTTCGAACAGCGGGCGGATTTCGATCTCGGAGTCGCTTTCCATCGGGTTCGGGCAGCGCTTGACCCATTCGACGGCTTCCTCCATCGACTTGACCTGCCACAGCCAGAAACCGGCGACGAGTTCCTTCGTCTCCGCGAACGGCCCATCGACGACAGTCCGCCCGCTACCCGAAAACTGCACGCGCTTGCCGCGCGAGCTTGGGTGCAGCCCCTCGCCCGCCTGCATCACGCCCGCCTTGACGAGTTCTTCGTTGAAGTTGCCCATTGCGGTCAACAACTCCGTGCTGGGCATCTTGCCGGCTTCCGATTCGCTGCTTGCTTTTACCATCACCATGACACGCATCGTCTTCTCCTTGAGTGGGTAGTGGGAACCGTTCGGCCCGAAGAGGCTACACGAGTCAGGCGGTTCTACCACTACGACGAACGGAAATCTCCGGAATCGACAGCGCTTCTGGAAATTCTTCGAGATCGTCGGGATTGGCCCACAAATCCACATTTGTATGCCAGTATCAAGCGCATGGAACTCCGTAACGTCCCGATCAGATCTCATCATCACGGCCGCAGCTTATTGCGCCGTGGTTCGTTACGTCCATAGCACGGAACCCGGGACTTCACGAGTCCCTTCCATGCACCAACGACCAGGGCGCCCAAGGCGCCCTTTTTTATTGTCTACAAGGAGTCAAGCATGACCATGATTCGTGGAACCCGTTTCGTCGTCGGTACTGAAGCCGCGCAAATCCGTACGCTCGAAAACCGCTTCAGGAGCTATCTTCATTGACGCGGGCGCCGAAGAAGCCATCGTGCCCGCGCTGTGGTCGCAAGACACGTTCATCGAGAAGGCCGGCGGCAGTGAAATCATCGGCCAGATGTGGACGTTTCCCGACAAGAAGGGGCGCCCCTGCTGTCTGATTCCCGAGGCGACCGCGCTCTTCCAGGAGCAGTGCAAGGAGTTACTGGGACGGCGGCGGGAACGCATGCTGTTTTATATCGCGCGATGCTATCGGTACGAGCGACCGCAAGCCGGTCGATACCGCGAGTTCTCGCAACTGGGATTCGAATATCTTTGCCCGAATCCGCAACAGGCGGCTGTGCGCAGCCAGGCCATCGCCGCGGGATTTTTCGATTCGCTGGGGTTGCGCTATGTCGTCGATGACGCTGCTCGCAGAGGGCTTAGCTACTACCTGGACGGTCGTGGGTTCGAGATGCGTTGCACGGAACTCGGCGCCCAGCAGCAAGTGGCGGGCGGCGGAGCGTATCGCGAGGGAGCCGGGTTTGGTATCGGTGCCGAACGGTTGTTGCTGGCGATGACGGCGCAGGGAATCGATAGCTTGTCGCCGTAGTATTGCTGGGCTCGGCCCTGTTCTTCCATGTAGAGATGCAGTGGCGATCAAAGGTACGTTGCGAGCAACGTCACCATGATCGCCGCTGCGGCTAGCGCCAGCAGCGCGCGCCACATCGGCGCTCGTCGTGGCGCGCGGATCGAGGCCGGCAGCGGCTTGCGCCCGGTAAGCATCGGGCGCAGCAGATTGTTTCCCTTCGCGACGGCGTAGAGGACGATTGCGCCAACGTGCAGCGCAACTGCGGCAATCAGCACGTACCATCCCACCGCGTGTAGCGTCGAAATCGCGTTGGCGATTGACGCAGGAACCCATGCGCTTAGCGGGCCTTCGTCGGCGACTTCGTTGTAGACATAGATGCCACTCAACGTTTCGACGAATAGCAGCGCGAGAAGCAGCAGCACCATCCAGCCGCCGGCCGGGTTGTGGCCAACCTGCAGGTCGGCCTCGCGACGAAAGATATGGCGAAGATGAGCCCATGCAGCAGCAGGCGAAGCGACGAAACTACGAAACCGCGCGGTCTCGCTGCCGAAGCAGCCCCATAGCAACCGGAATAACACGAGCGCGAACAACGTCTCGCCGATGCGTACATGCCAGTCGATCCAGTTGAAGCGCTCGGTTATGTAGGCGCCGGCTACGAGCAGGACAGTTAGCCAGTGGAAGAGGCGTATGGGGAGGTCCCAGACCTGTACGGGGCGGTTGTTGTCGTTCGTGGGCGAAGCTGGCTGTCGTTCAGTGTTCATCGTCTGGTCCCTGTACGCCCCATAGACCTGAATGCGGCGCATCGCCGGAGCACGCGATGAACATACAGGCACGTTGAATCACGTGTTGGACTCCGGAGTCCAACTCCTTGCGAACGCGATCAGCGCCCGCAAACTGCTCGATCTATGTCGACGGTTGGCAAAGTACAGGCAAGACCGGTCGTAGACGGGTAACCACTTTTCAAGCACGCGTTGCAGTCTTTGCGTGGCAACGTCTCCCATGACATGCCAATCGTTGACGAAGGCAATGCCCACTCCGCTAAGGGCGGCGTCGCGTGTCAGGTTTGCGGAATTGACTGTTAAGCGGCCCTTCGGTTCGATCTGGATTCTTTTGCTCCGGAACTCGAAGTTCCACGTGTGGATCGTTCCGTCAGCTAACCGGAACCGAACACATTCGTGATCATGCAGGTCGTCAGGTGTTTTCGGAACCGGGTGTCGCAGAAAGTATTCGGGCGTTGCCACCACCGCACTGCGCTGAGGACGGCCGAACGGGACCGCGATCATGTCCTTGGGAACGTCCCTCGGGAAACGGATGCCTAGATCAAAACCCTCCGACACAATATCGACGATACGGTCCTCAGCCTTTAGCTCTAGTTCGATGTCGGGATAACGCTCCATGAACGAGAGAAACATCGGCATGGATTGTCGCGCGAAGCCCGTGCTTGTACTCACGCGTATCCGCCCGGAAGGCGAATCCTTTTGCGCTCCCGCGCGCTCGGTCGCGTCACGAATCACGGCGACCGCGGGGGCGATGGTTTCCACGAACTCCCGTCCTGCATCGGTGAGCGACACGCTTCGGGTAGTGCGGTGGAACAGTTGCACGCCGATACGCGACTCCGATGCAGCGATCATCTGGCTTAACGCAGAGGTCGAAATCTCAAGTTCGGCCGCCGATGACCGGAAGCTCCGATAACGGGCGACCGTCAATATCGCTTCGAGATCAGTCAATCCATTCTTTCGCATTGTCCTGTTTCTCTTAATGATTCATACACGATTATCCATCTAGTTGATTGCCCGGTGTGGATATATTCTTCGGCCTTACCTCATGCGAAAAGGAACGACGCATCAGCAGTGCAAGCGCTCAGGCGAGCAAGCTGCGTGTGCGCCGGGAAACGGAAGGAACGTATCGAGGAACGTTAGAGGATCTACTGGGGTGCACCTCATCCCCGTCAGGAGTTGCGATGAAATATGGAGAATCGATTCAAGCGGTCCGGGCGCCGGACCAGATGGTTTTCAGTGCGGTCGGCTCGCTCTGGATGTTGGGTTGGTGTCTGCAAAAGCATGCACAGGATCTGTCGACGCTATGCGTGGTGTTGCTAGCCGGTGCGGCGATTTTTCTGTGGGCCTGGTGCGATCGCCGTGCCTCGCGTCGTGGCTTCAAGGTTCCCGGCGCGCGCCGCTTTCAATCTGCGCGTGGATCAGGTGCGTACTTCGTTCTCGAAGGTCTGCTGTGCGGCGCCGGGCTGTTGTTCAACCTGGTGTTCGTGCTGGAACTGCTTGGTCATCCGGATTGGCTGCTACCAACTCTCATGATGCTGACAGGCGTCGTTTGCTTCGCACTGGGCGAGGCTAC encodes the following:
- a CDS encoding LysR family transcriptional regulator, which codes for MELRALRYFVEVVRQQSFTVAAEQMFVTQPTISKMVKSLEDEIGSPLLLRDGRQMMLTDAGRIVFQRGQEVLAAHAQLQAELDDLDKLGRGQLTIGIPPMGGSLFTPTIAAFRQRYPKVELKLFEQGARGIEAALIAGELELGGVLQPVDPQALDVLPMTRQLLWLVARRGSRWDGTQQVPLGDLATEPFVFYGESLALNDVVLNACRTAGFAPIIVGRSGHWDFMAALVQAGVGIALLPAPYCRRLDPVQFTCLPVVEPEIPWEMAIGWRRNGYLSHAARAWLDVARETLPSQAGDEFMHTPV
- a CDS encoding YciI family protein, coding for MRVMVMVKASSESEAGKMPSTELLTAMGNFNEELVKAGVMQAGEGLHPSSRGKRVQFSGSGRTVVDGPFAETKELVAGFWLWQVKSMEEAVEWVKRCPNPMESDSEIEIRPLFEAADFGAELTPELQAQEARLRAEAESAANKPR
- a CDS encoding ATP phosphoribosyltransferase regulatory subunit; its protein translation is MPALWSQDTFIEKAGGSEIIGQMWTFPDKKGRPCCLIPEATALFQEQCKELLGRRRERMLFYIARCYRYERPQAGRYREFSQLGFEYLCPNPQQAAVRSQAIAAGFFDSLGLRYVVDDAARRGLSYYLDGRGFEMRCTELGAQQQVAGGGAYREGAGFGIGAERLLLAMTAQGIDSLSP
- a CDS encoding cytochrome b/b6 domain-containing protein codes for the protein MNTERQPASPTNDNNRPVQVWDLPIRLFHWLTVLLVAGAYITERFNWIDWHVRIGETLFALVLFRLLWGCFGSETARFRSFVASPAAAWAHLRHIFRREADLQVGHNPAGGWMVLLLLALLFVETLSGIYVYNEVADEGPLSAWVPASIANAISTLHAVGWYVLIAAVALHVGAIVLYAVAKGNNLLRPMLTGRKPLPASIRAPRRAPMWRALLALAAAAIMVTLLATYL
- a CDS encoding LysR family transcriptional regulator, with the translated sequence MTDLEAILTVARYRSFRSSAAELEISTSALSQMIAASESRIGVQLFHRTTRSVSLTDAGREFVETIAPAVAVIRDATERAGAQKDSPSGRIRVSTSTGFARQSMPMFLSFMERYPDIELELKAEDRIVDIVSEGFDLGIRFPRDVPKDMIAVPFGRPQRSAVVATPEYFLRHPVPKTPDDLHDHECVRFRLADGTIHTWNFEFRSKRIQIEPKGRLTVNSANLTRDAALSGVGIAFVNDWHVMGDVATQRLQRVLEKWLPVYDRSCLYFANRRHRSSSLRALIAFARSWTPESNT